Proteins encoded within one genomic window of Macrobrachium nipponense isolate FS-2020 chromosome 8, ASM1510439v2, whole genome shotgun sequence:
- the LOC135223126 gene encoding zinc finger BED domain-containing protein 5-like — protein sequence MPMFLLCMTSLSNESMRPSKLKKHLETAHKDKKDKPLDFFKKLRDEFQGRMTVNHMFTQKVAKVDRGMLASYKIANLIAKAGKPHTIGESLIMPAVACSAFNSHESESTRVGQNLDRKLVDAKSDIFYLSDIFEKLNVLNKELQGNNSTMFSCKEAITTFKGKLKLFWLNLGRREFAQFPSLAVISTDLLDDDLAVYVDHLKQLHNDMDTRF from the exons ATGCCTATGTTCCTGCTGTGTATGACCTCACTCTcaaatgaaagtatgcgtcccagCAAACTGAAAAAGCATCTGGAGACTGCACATAAAGACAAGAAAGACAAGCCGCTAGATTTCTTCAAGAAATTACGTGATGAGTTCCAAGGAAGGATGACAGTGAATCATATGTTTACCCAAAAAGTGGCAAAAGTAGACAGAGGGATGTTGGCTTCTTACAAGATAGCAAATTTGATTGCAAAAGCAGGTAAGCCTCATACTATCGGTGAATCTCTGATCATGCCGGCAGTGGCTTGTAGTGCTTTCAACAGTCATGAATCAGAGTCCACAAGAG TGGGACAGAACTTGGACAGAAAACTTGTTGATGCAAAGAGTGACATCTTCTACCTGTCTGACATATTTGAAAAGCTAAATGTTCTGAACAAAGAGCTTCAAGGAAATAACTCCACCATGTTTTCCTGCAAGGAGGCAATTACTACATTTAAAGGGAAACTCAAGCTGTTCTGGTTGAACCTTGGAAGACGAGAGTTTGCACAGTTTCCTTCCTTAGCAGTTATATCCACCGATCTGCTTGATGATGACCTAGCAGTGTATGTTGACCATCTGAAGCAGTTGCATAATGATATGGACACTCGCTTCTGA